A window of the Gossypium hirsutum isolate 1008001.06 chromosome A05, Gossypium_hirsutum_v2.1, whole genome shotgun sequence genome harbors these coding sequences:
- the LOC107927563 gene encoding nuclear pore complex protein NUP1 isoform X1 yields the protein MATAREEGNPYDGAQGAGGKFKKRLFRRTTKTTPYDRPPTSIRNPSGSSNENGWLSKLVDPARRLVTSSAHRLFASVFTKRLPPPPPPTPQLLDSETNREPTENQLDTTSTVPPVVQGDIIECENPTNHSDKGGVAELEEILKQKTFTRSEIDLLTSLLRSRTVDITGVNEEKKSEMIPVVSHDKKEDFLETPVRENGTENHLISTPVARSTVPDEDVASPAELAKAYMGSRPSKVSTSMHGLQNQVPRRDLSSPSNRIFPSKSSMMSLVPRSSGHVGSLGNSFMTPRSRGRSAIYSMARTPYSRVNSSTLIKSAGTDNDAFGGPLLSSQGTWEHNRISGSGQGVLKRRSSVLDNDIGSVGPIRRIRQKSNLFSSRNLTLPASAAPLSVHVVGTSSAGLDTLAETGGNSSPGISFTTVPSKSSQMASKIFQQLEMLVSPGEKSPSMLSPSMLRGQARKNFSNVDSSKFLENVHDSSKVSGSRIVLTDFQDSVSNKHDKVKKNVSTLVSLPDKQVPAVNGVDSNSLMKDNRPSVRAADSSGIKSVIQLSQEKSQAFQMSAHEDYLDLDDGDYSIGATPARFGEWRERADNSVNGSKHAAPETVVEKPSIFSEVMPISGAAVNRNPGMRTSNGSPVVEKNSSITFPVVQVANSSVQSAFLGSQSTQAAKEDAFSTESNASPMVSIVEKVAPVPSDAAVTTFGFASRNVGEVLSITGSSGVKLAKSSDQELDYSSSFATTAPGVTNHLSEKTDRGSTMNGIFRTPETALTSAVSTSNFKFGASADGSAVNNGSFSSSSFSFSSPVASLVPINGRSSSSATATNNDSPATATTSASATVNPTICHTSIPSVETSIPSFTASPVFKFSSSGDPSTSGEATKSKTQDTSLGNVGIFPSSSTFAFTCSGSSAVSSTTGTTAVFTSSGNSSFSGTSSTITNSGSGFFSSTFTTVMGTGSSIFGSSYSTISTGSSIFGGTSMPVAGTGNSTFSTKSAIKGSGSNIFGFGAPAAPTSTALTQGLNPFNAADNQASAAGTGIGSSTHSTPIQFSSSASSPSFGLAGNATFSSGSSIFGSSASVAKPFSSGASFGISSSSLETNSLNSSSGIAGGAFGSNWQAPKTPTFGSSSGFSFGSSTSVSAPSIAPTIFGLSTGASSSSIFSFTSAAAATPSQPVFGNTSPGLVFGSTPSSNNDQMEDSMAEDTVQASPTVVTFSQQPISSPASGFVFGASNPSGAGSVQFGGQTSIGAPQNPSPFLASGSVEFGAGGSFSLGTGGSDKSARKFVKVRKQRRDKSS from the exons ATGGCGACGGCGCGTGAGGAGGGGAACCCCTACGACGGCGCACAAGGAGCAGGTGGAAAATTCAAAAAACGGCTGTTTCGGAGAACAACAAAAACTACGCCATACGATCGACCACCGACCTCAATAAGAAACCCCAGCGGTTCCAGCAATGAAAATGGTTGGTTATCGAAATTAGTGGATCCAGCGCGGAGGCTTGTTACTTCCAGTGCTCACAGGCTCTTCGCCTCCGTCTTTACGAAGCGCCTCCCTCCTCCGCCACCTCCTACACCGCAACTGCTGGACTCTG AGACTAATCGGGAACCAACGGAGAATCAACTGGACACAACTTCAACA GTTCCTCCTGTTGTGCAAGGAGACATCATAGAATGCGAGAATCCCACTAATCATTCCGATAAAGGTGGAGTTGCTGAACTTGAGGAAATTTTAAAGCAGAAGACTTTTACCAG ATCTGAAATTGATCTTTTGACAAGTTTACTGCGTTCAAGAACAGTTGATATTACTGGTGTTAATGAAGAAAAGAAGTCTGAAATGATCCCAGTGGTATCACATGACAAGAAAGAAGATTTTCTGGAGACCCCAGTTAGAGAAAATGGCACTGAGAACCATCTTATTTCAACACCTGTTGCCAGATCAACT GTTCCTGATGAGGATGTTGCTTCACCTGCTGAGCTTGCAAAAGCTTACATGGGTAGTAGGCCTTCAAAGGTATCCACATCAATGCATGGATTACAAAATCAAGTGCCTAGGAGAGATTTATCTTCACCGAGCAATAGAATCTTCCCTTCTAAGTCTTCCATGATGTCACTTGTGCCAAGATCTTCTGGCCATGTTGGGAGTCTTGGAAACAGTTTCATGACCCCAAGATCACGGGGCAGGTCTGCGATATATAGTATGGCACGAACACCTTATTCCAGAGTTAACTCATCAACTCTCATCAAG AGTGCTGGCACTGATAATGATGCTTTTGGTGGACCTTTATTGTCATCTCAGGGTACATGGGAGCACAATAGAATTTCTGGCTCCGGGCAGGGG GTTTTGAAGCGCAGGAGTTCAGTATTAGACAATGATATAGGATCAGTTGGCCCAATTCGGCGGATTCGTCAAAAATCAAATCTCTTTTCTTCAAGAAACTTGACTTTACCTGCTTCTGCTGCCCCTCTATCTGTGCATGTGGTTGGCACTAGTTCAGCTGGTTTAGATACTCTAGCTGAGACTGGGGGTAACAGCAGTCCTGGCATAAGTTTTACCACTGTTCCATCCAAGTCCAGTCAGATGGCTTCAAAAATATTCCAGCAACTGGAAATGTTGGTCTCCCCAGGGGAAAAATCACCCTCTATGTTGTCACCATCTATGCTACGTGGGCAGGCTCGTAAAAACTTTTCGAATGTAGATTCTTCAAAATTTCTGGAGAACGTGCATGATTCAAGTAAGGTGAGTGGTTCTCGCATTGTATTGACTGATTTTCAAGACTCCGTGTCTAACAAGCATGATAAGGTTAAAAAAAATGTCTCAACGTTGGTTTCTCTCCCTGACAAGCAAGTTCCTGCAGTAAATGGTGTAGATAGTAATAGTTTAATGAAGGATAATAGGCCTAGTGTTAGAGCTGCTGATTCCAGTGGTATCAAGTCTGTCATACAGTTATCTCAGGAAAAGAGTCAGGCTTTTCAGATGAGTGCACATGAG GATTATCTGGATCTGGATGATGGTGACTATTCTATTGGAGCCACACCTGCTAGATTTGGTGAATGGAGGGAAAGGGCAGATAATTCTGTTAACGGAAGTAAGCATGCTGCTCCTGAAACTGTCGTAGAGAAGCCTTCTATATTTTCTGAAGTTATGCCTATATCAGGTGCTGCAGTCAATCGAAATCCTGGAATGAGAACATCTAATGGATCTCCAGTTGTTGAAAAGAATTCCAGTATTACTTTTCCAGTAGTACAGGTGGCCAACTCATCTGTGCAGTCAGCGTTTTTGGGATCTCAGTCAACTCAAGCAGCCAAAGAAGATGCTTTCTCTACAGAATCAAATGCTTCTCCTATGGTTAGCATTGTGGAGAAAGTTGCACCAGTGCCGTCAGATGCTGCTGTTACCACATTTGGCTTTGCCTCTAGAAATGTTGGTGAGGTTTTATCTATTACTGGATCTTCAGGTGTTAAGCTTGCCAAAAGTTCAGACCAAGAACTAGATTACTCAAGCAG CTTCGCCACTACAGCTCCTGGTGTAACCAATCACTTGTCAGAAAAAACTGATAGAGGAAGCACTATGAATGGGATCTTTAGGACACCTGAAACTGCACTCACCTCTGCTGTTTCAACATCTAACTTCAAGTTTGGTGCCTCAGCAGATGGTTCTGCTGTAAATAATGGGTCTTTTTCTTCTagttctttttcattctcttcaccAGTGGCTTCTCTAGTCCCAATTAATGGTCGAAGTTCATCCAGTGCAACTGCCACCAATAATGACTCTCCTGCTACTGCCACCACTTCTGCAAGTGCAACTGTGAATCCCACTATATGCCATACCAGCATCCCCTCTGTGGAGACTTCAATCCCTTCCTTTACAGCTTCACCTGTTTTCAAGTTTTCATCCTCTGGGGACCCATCAACTTCAGGGGAAGCAACCAAATCTAAGACCCAGGATACAAGTCTTGGCAATGTAGGGATTTTCCCTTCCAGTAGTACGTTTGCTTTTACTTGCTCTGGAAGTAGTGCTGTGAGCAGCACTACTGGTACAACAGCTGTATTCACGAGCTCTGGAAATAGCAGTTTCAGTGGTACATCTTCCACCATTACAAACTCTGGAAGTGGCTTTTTCAGCAGCACATTTACCACAGTGATGGGCACAGGCAGTAGTATCTTTGGCAGTTCATATTCAACTATAAGCACAGGTAGTAGCATTTTTGGGGGTACATCAATGCCAGTAGCTGGTACAGGAAATAGTACTTTTTCCACTAAATCTGCAATCAAGGGCTCTGGAAGCAACATCTTTGGATTTGGTGCTCCAGCTGCACCCACATCTACTGCACTGACTCAGGGTTTAAATCCTTTTAATGCTGCTGATAACCAAGCATCCGCAGCAGGAACTGGCATTGGTTCCTCAACCCATAGCACACCTATTCAGTTCTCTTCATCTGCATCATCTCCATCCTTTGGATTGGCTGGGAATGCAACCTTTTCCTCTGGCAGTTCAATTTTTGGGTCATCAGCATCAGTGGCTAAACCTTTTAGTTCAGGTGCAAGTTTTGGAATAAGTTCTTCCTCTTTAGAAACCAACTCTCTGAACTCTAGCAGTGGCATTGCTGGTGGTGCATTTGGTTCCAATTGGCAAGCCCCCAAGACACCCACATTTGGGTCATCATCGGGATTTTCCTTTGGATCATCAACTTCTGTTAGTGCTCCTAGCATTGCACCTACTATCTTTGGGTTATCCACCGGTGCCTCCTCAAGTTCCATATTTTCTTTCACTTCGGCAGCAGCTGCTACTCCATCACAGCCTGTGTTTGGTAACACTAGTCCGGGCTTGGTGTTTGGGTCAACACCCTCTAGTAATAATGATCAAATGGAAGATAGTATGGCAGAGGACACAGTTCAGGCTTCACCGACTGTTGTGACATTTAGTCAACAGCCAATCTCATCACCTGCTTCTGGGTTTGTTTTTGGTGCATCAAACCCATCAGGAGCAGGTTCTGTCCAGTTTGGAGGCCAAACAAGCATTGGCGCACCACAGAATCCATCTCCATTTCTGGCTTCTGGTAGTGTTGAATTTGGTGCTGGAGGGAGCTTCTCATTGGGCACCGGTGGCAGTGATAAGTCTGCCAGAAAATTTGTGAAGGTCCGCAAGCAGCGAAGAGATAAGAGCTCCTGA
- the LOC107927563 gene encoding nuclear pore complex protein NUP1 isoform X6 encodes MATAREEGNPYDGAQGAGGKFKKRLFRRTTKTTPYDRPPTSIRNPSGSSNENGWLSKLVDPARRLVTSSAHRLFASVFTKRLPPPPPPTPQLLDSETNREPTENQLDTTSTVPPVVQGDIIECENPTNHSDKGGVAELEEILKQKTFTRSEIDLLTSLLRSRTVDITGVNEEKKSEMIPVVSHDKKEDFLETPVRENGTENHLISTPVARSTVPDEDVASPAELAKAYMGSRPSKVSTSMHGLQNQVPRRDLSSPSNRIFPSKSSMMSLVPRSSGHVGSLGNSFMTPRSRGRSAIYSMARTPYSRVNSSTLIKGTWEHNRISGSGQGVLKRRSSVLDNDIGSVGPIRRIRQKSNLFSSRNLTLPASAAPLSVHVVGTSSAGLDTLAETGGNSSPGISFTTVPSKSSQMASKIFQQLEMLVSPGEKSPSMLSPSMLRGQARKNFSNVDSSKFLENVHDSSKDYLDLDDGDYSIGATPARFGEWRERADNSVNGSKHAAPETVVEKPSIFSEVMPISGAAVNRNPGMRTSNGSPVVEKNSSITFPVVQVANSSVQSAFLGSQSTQAAKEDAFSTESNASPMVSIVEKVAPVPSDAAVTTFGFASRNVGEVLSITGSSGVKLAKSSDQELDYSSSFATTAPGVTNHLSEKTDRGSTMNGIFRTPETALTSAVSTSNFKFGASADGSAVNNGSFSSSSFSFSSPVASLVPINGRSSSSATATNNDSPATATTSASATVNPTICHTSIPSVETSIPSFTASPVFKFSSSGDPSTSGEATKSKTQDTSLGNVGIFPSSSTFAFTCSGSSAVSSTTGTTAVFTSSGNSSFSGTSSTITNSGSGFFSSTFTTVMGTGSSIFGSSYSTISTGSSIFGGTSMPVAGTGNSTFSTKSAIKGSGSNIFGFGAPAAPTSTALTQGLNPFNAADNQASAAGTGIGSSTHSTPIQFSSSASSPSFGLAGNATFSSGSSIFGSSASVAKPFSSGASFGISSSSLETNSLNSSSGIAGGAFGSNWQAPKTPTFGSSSGFSFGSSTSVSAPSIAPTIFGLSTGASSSSIFSFTSAAAATPSQPVFGNTSPGLVFGSTPSSNNDQMEDSMAEDTVQASPTVVTFSQQPISSPASGFVFGASNPSGAGSVQFGGQTSIGAPQNPSPFLASGSVEFGAGGSFSLGTGGSDKSARKFVKVRKQRRDKSS; translated from the exons ATGGCGACGGCGCGTGAGGAGGGGAACCCCTACGACGGCGCACAAGGAGCAGGTGGAAAATTCAAAAAACGGCTGTTTCGGAGAACAACAAAAACTACGCCATACGATCGACCACCGACCTCAATAAGAAACCCCAGCGGTTCCAGCAATGAAAATGGTTGGTTATCGAAATTAGTGGATCCAGCGCGGAGGCTTGTTACTTCCAGTGCTCACAGGCTCTTCGCCTCCGTCTTTACGAAGCGCCTCCCTCCTCCGCCACCTCCTACACCGCAACTGCTGGACTCTG AGACTAATCGGGAACCAACGGAGAATCAACTGGACACAACTTCAACA GTTCCTCCTGTTGTGCAAGGAGACATCATAGAATGCGAGAATCCCACTAATCATTCCGATAAAGGTGGAGTTGCTGAACTTGAGGAAATTTTAAAGCAGAAGACTTTTACCAG ATCTGAAATTGATCTTTTGACAAGTTTACTGCGTTCAAGAACAGTTGATATTACTGGTGTTAATGAAGAAAAGAAGTCTGAAATGATCCCAGTGGTATCACATGACAAGAAAGAAGATTTTCTGGAGACCCCAGTTAGAGAAAATGGCACTGAGAACCATCTTATTTCAACACCTGTTGCCAGATCAACT GTTCCTGATGAGGATGTTGCTTCACCTGCTGAGCTTGCAAAAGCTTACATGGGTAGTAGGCCTTCAAAGGTATCCACATCAATGCATGGATTACAAAATCAAGTGCCTAGGAGAGATTTATCTTCACCGAGCAATAGAATCTTCCCTTCTAAGTCTTCCATGATGTCACTTGTGCCAAGATCTTCTGGCCATGTTGGGAGTCTTGGAAACAGTTTCATGACCCCAAGATCACGGGGCAGGTCTGCGATATATAGTATGGCACGAACACCTTATTCCAGAGTTAACTCATCAACTCTCATCAAG GGTACATGGGAGCACAATAGAATTTCTGGCTCCGGGCAGGGG GTTTTGAAGCGCAGGAGTTCAGTATTAGACAATGATATAGGATCAGTTGGCCCAATTCGGCGGATTCGTCAAAAATCAAATCTCTTTTCTTCAAGAAACTTGACTTTACCTGCTTCTGCTGCCCCTCTATCTGTGCATGTGGTTGGCACTAGTTCAGCTGGTTTAGATACTCTAGCTGAGACTGGGGGTAACAGCAGTCCTGGCATAAGTTTTACCACTGTTCCATCCAAGTCCAGTCAGATGGCTTCAAAAATATTCCAGCAACTGGAAATGTTGGTCTCCCCAGGGGAAAAATCACCCTCTATGTTGTCACCATCTATGCTACGTGGGCAGGCTCGTAAAAACTTTTCGAATGTAGATTCTTCAAAATTTCTGGAGAACGTGCATGATTCAAGTAAG GATTATCTGGATCTGGATGATGGTGACTATTCTATTGGAGCCACACCTGCTAGATTTGGTGAATGGAGGGAAAGGGCAGATAATTCTGTTAACGGAAGTAAGCATGCTGCTCCTGAAACTGTCGTAGAGAAGCCTTCTATATTTTCTGAAGTTATGCCTATATCAGGTGCTGCAGTCAATCGAAATCCTGGAATGAGAACATCTAATGGATCTCCAGTTGTTGAAAAGAATTCCAGTATTACTTTTCCAGTAGTACAGGTGGCCAACTCATCTGTGCAGTCAGCGTTTTTGGGATCTCAGTCAACTCAAGCAGCCAAAGAAGATGCTTTCTCTACAGAATCAAATGCTTCTCCTATGGTTAGCATTGTGGAGAAAGTTGCACCAGTGCCGTCAGATGCTGCTGTTACCACATTTGGCTTTGCCTCTAGAAATGTTGGTGAGGTTTTATCTATTACTGGATCTTCAGGTGTTAAGCTTGCCAAAAGTTCAGACCAAGAACTAGATTACTCAAGCAG CTTCGCCACTACAGCTCCTGGTGTAACCAATCACTTGTCAGAAAAAACTGATAGAGGAAGCACTATGAATGGGATCTTTAGGACACCTGAAACTGCACTCACCTCTGCTGTTTCAACATCTAACTTCAAGTTTGGTGCCTCAGCAGATGGTTCTGCTGTAAATAATGGGTCTTTTTCTTCTagttctttttcattctcttcaccAGTGGCTTCTCTAGTCCCAATTAATGGTCGAAGTTCATCCAGTGCAACTGCCACCAATAATGACTCTCCTGCTACTGCCACCACTTCTGCAAGTGCAACTGTGAATCCCACTATATGCCATACCAGCATCCCCTCTGTGGAGACTTCAATCCCTTCCTTTACAGCTTCACCTGTTTTCAAGTTTTCATCCTCTGGGGACCCATCAACTTCAGGGGAAGCAACCAAATCTAAGACCCAGGATACAAGTCTTGGCAATGTAGGGATTTTCCCTTCCAGTAGTACGTTTGCTTTTACTTGCTCTGGAAGTAGTGCTGTGAGCAGCACTACTGGTACAACAGCTGTATTCACGAGCTCTGGAAATAGCAGTTTCAGTGGTACATCTTCCACCATTACAAACTCTGGAAGTGGCTTTTTCAGCAGCACATTTACCACAGTGATGGGCACAGGCAGTAGTATCTTTGGCAGTTCATATTCAACTATAAGCACAGGTAGTAGCATTTTTGGGGGTACATCAATGCCAGTAGCTGGTACAGGAAATAGTACTTTTTCCACTAAATCTGCAATCAAGGGCTCTGGAAGCAACATCTTTGGATTTGGTGCTCCAGCTGCACCCACATCTACTGCACTGACTCAGGGTTTAAATCCTTTTAATGCTGCTGATAACCAAGCATCCGCAGCAGGAACTGGCATTGGTTCCTCAACCCATAGCACACCTATTCAGTTCTCTTCATCTGCATCATCTCCATCCTTTGGATTGGCTGGGAATGCAACCTTTTCCTCTGGCAGTTCAATTTTTGGGTCATCAGCATCAGTGGCTAAACCTTTTAGTTCAGGTGCAAGTTTTGGAATAAGTTCTTCCTCTTTAGAAACCAACTCTCTGAACTCTAGCAGTGGCATTGCTGGTGGTGCATTTGGTTCCAATTGGCAAGCCCCCAAGACACCCACATTTGGGTCATCATCGGGATTTTCCTTTGGATCATCAACTTCTGTTAGTGCTCCTAGCATTGCACCTACTATCTTTGGGTTATCCACCGGTGCCTCCTCAAGTTCCATATTTTCTTTCACTTCGGCAGCAGCTGCTACTCCATCACAGCCTGTGTTTGGTAACACTAGTCCGGGCTTGGTGTTTGGGTCAACACCCTCTAGTAATAATGATCAAATGGAAGATAGTATGGCAGAGGACACAGTTCAGGCTTCACCGACTGTTGTGACATTTAGTCAACAGCCAATCTCATCACCTGCTTCTGGGTTTGTTTTTGGTGCATCAAACCCATCAGGAGCAGGTTCTGTCCAGTTTGGAGGCCAAACAAGCATTGGCGCACCACAGAATCCATCTCCATTTCTGGCTTCTGGTAGTGTTGAATTTGGTGCTGGAGGGAGCTTCTCATTGGGCACCGGTGGCAGTGATAAGTCTGCCAGAAAATTTGTGAAGGTCCGCAAGCAGCGAAGAGATAAGAGCTCCTGA
- the LOC107927563 gene encoding nuclear pore complex protein NUP1 isoform X9, with product MIPVVSHDKKEDFLETPVRENGTENHLISTPVARSTVPDEDVASPAELAKAYMGSRPSKVSTSMHGLQNQVPRRDLSSPSNRIFPSKSSMMSLVPRSSGHVGSLGNSFMTPRSRGRSAIYSMARTPYSRVNSSTLIKSAGTDNDAFGGPLLSSQGTWEHNRISGSGQGVLKRRSSVLDNDIGSVGPIRRIRQKSNLFSSRNLTLPASAAPLSVHVVGTSSAGLDTLAETGGNSSPGISFTTVPSKSSQMASKIFQQLEMLVSPGEKSPSMLSPSMLRGQARKNFSNVDSSKFLENVHDSSKVSGSRIVLTDFQDSVSNKHDKVKKNVSTLVSLPDKQVPAVNGVDSNSLMKDNRPSVRAADSSGIKSVIQLSQEKSQAFQMSAHEDYLDLDDGDYSIGATPARFGEWRERADNSVNGSKHAAPETVVEKPSIFSEVMPISGAAVNRNPGMRTSNGSPVVEKNSSITFPVVQVANSSVQSAFLGSQSTQAAKEDAFSTESNASPMVSIVEKVAPVPSDAAVTTFGFASRNVGEVLSITGSSGVKLAKSSDQELDYSSSFATTAPGVTNHLSEKTDRGSTMNGIFRTPETALTSAVSTSNFKFGASADGSAVNNGSFSSSSFSFSSPVASLVPINGRSSSSATATNNDSPATATTSASATVNPTICHTSIPSVETSIPSFTASPVFKFSSSGDPSTSGEATKSKTQDTSLGNVGIFPSSSTFAFTCSGSSAVSSTTGTTAVFTSSGNSSFSGTSSTITNSGSGFFSSTFTTVMGTGSSIFGSSYSTISTGSSIFGGTSMPVAGTGNSTFSTKSAIKGSGSNIFGFGAPAAPTSTALTQGLNPFNAADNQASAAGTGIGSSTHSTPIQFSSSASSPSFGLAGNATFSSGSSIFGSSASVAKPFSSGASFGISSSSLETNSLNSSSGIAGGAFGSNWQAPKTPTFGSSSGFSFGSSTSVSAPSIAPTIFGLSTGASSSSIFSFTSAAAATPSQPVFGNTSPGLVFGSTPSSNNDQMEDSMAEDTVQASPTVVTFSQQPISSPASGFVFGASNPSGAGSVQFGGQTSIGAPQNPSPFLASGSVEFGAGGSFSLGTGGSDKSARKFVKVRKQRRDKSS from the exons ATGATCCCAGTGGTATCACATGACAAGAAAGAAGATTTTCTGGAGACCCCAGTTAGAGAAAATGGCACTGAGAACCATCTTATTTCAACACCTGTTGCCAGATCAACT GTTCCTGATGAGGATGTTGCTTCACCTGCTGAGCTTGCAAAAGCTTACATGGGTAGTAGGCCTTCAAAGGTATCCACATCAATGCATGGATTACAAAATCAAGTGCCTAGGAGAGATTTATCTTCACCGAGCAATAGAATCTTCCCTTCTAAGTCTTCCATGATGTCACTTGTGCCAAGATCTTCTGGCCATGTTGGGAGTCTTGGAAACAGTTTCATGACCCCAAGATCACGGGGCAGGTCTGCGATATATAGTATGGCACGAACACCTTATTCCAGAGTTAACTCATCAACTCTCATCAAG AGTGCTGGCACTGATAATGATGCTTTTGGTGGACCTTTATTGTCATCTCAGGGTACATGGGAGCACAATAGAATTTCTGGCTCCGGGCAGGGG GTTTTGAAGCGCAGGAGTTCAGTATTAGACAATGATATAGGATCAGTTGGCCCAATTCGGCGGATTCGTCAAAAATCAAATCTCTTTTCTTCAAGAAACTTGACTTTACCTGCTTCTGCTGCCCCTCTATCTGTGCATGTGGTTGGCACTAGTTCAGCTGGTTTAGATACTCTAGCTGAGACTGGGGGTAACAGCAGTCCTGGCATAAGTTTTACCACTGTTCCATCCAAGTCCAGTCAGATGGCTTCAAAAATATTCCAGCAACTGGAAATGTTGGTCTCCCCAGGGGAAAAATCACCCTCTATGTTGTCACCATCTATGCTACGTGGGCAGGCTCGTAAAAACTTTTCGAATGTAGATTCTTCAAAATTTCTGGAGAACGTGCATGATTCAAGTAAGGTGAGTGGTTCTCGCATTGTATTGACTGATTTTCAAGACTCCGTGTCTAACAAGCATGATAAGGTTAAAAAAAATGTCTCAACGTTGGTTTCTCTCCCTGACAAGCAAGTTCCTGCAGTAAATGGTGTAGATAGTAATAGTTTAATGAAGGATAATAGGCCTAGTGTTAGAGCTGCTGATTCCAGTGGTATCAAGTCTGTCATACAGTTATCTCAGGAAAAGAGTCAGGCTTTTCAGATGAGTGCACATGAG GATTATCTGGATCTGGATGATGGTGACTATTCTATTGGAGCCACACCTGCTAGATTTGGTGAATGGAGGGAAAGGGCAGATAATTCTGTTAACGGAAGTAAGCATGCTGCTCCTGAAACTGTCGTAGAGAAGCCTTCTATATTTTCTGAAGTTATGCCTATATCAGGTGCTGCAGTCAATCGAAATCCTGGAATGAGAACATCTAATGGATCTCCAGTTGTTGAAAAGAATTCCAGTATTACTTTTCCAGTAGTACAGGTGGCCAACTCATCTGTGCAGTCAGCGTTTTTGGGATCTCAGTCAACTCAAGCAGCCAAAGAAGATGCTTTCTCTACAGAATCAAATGCTTCTCCTATGGTTAGCATTGTGGAGAAAGTTGCACCAGTGCCGTCAGATGCTGCTGTTACCACATTTGGCTTTGCCTCTAGAAATGTTGGTGAGGTTTTATCTATTACTGGATCTTCAGGTGTTAAGCTTGCCAAAAGTTCAGACCAAGAACTAGATTACTCAAGCAG CTTCGCCACTACAGCTCCTGGTGTAACCAATCACTTGTCAGAAAAAACTGATAGAGGAAGCACTATGAATGGGATCTTTAGGACACCTGAAACTGCACTCACCTCTGCTGTTTCAACATCTAACTTCAAGTTTGGTGCCTCAGCAGATGGTTCTGCTGTAAATAATGGGTCTTTTTCTTCTagttctttttcattctcttcaccAGTGGCTTCTCTAGTCCCAATTAATGGTCGAAGTTCATCCAGTGCAACTGCCACCAATAATGACTCTCCTGCTACTGCCACCACTTCTGCAAGTGCAACTGTGAATCCCACTATATGCCATACCAGCATCCCCTCTGTGGAGACTTCAATCCCTTCCTTTACAGCTTCACCTGTTTTCAAGTTTTCATCCTCTGGGGACCCATCAACTTCAGGGGAAGCAACCAAATCTAAGACCCAGGATACAAGTCTTGGCAATGTAGGGATTTTCCCTTCCAGTAGTACGTTTGCTTTTACTTGCTCTGGAAGTAGTGCTGTGAGCAGCACTACTGGTACAACAGCTGTATTCACGAGCTCTGGAAATAGCAGTTTCAGTGGTACATCTTCCACCATTACAAACTCTGGAAGTGGCTTTTTCAGCAGCACATTTACCACAGTGATGGGCACAGGCAGTAGTATCTTTGGCAGTTCATATTCAACTATAAGCACAGGTAGTAGCATTTTTGGGGGTACATCAATGCCAGTAGCTGGTACAGGAAATAGTACTTTTTCCACTAAATCTGCAATCAAGGGCTCTGGAAGCAACATCTTTGGATTTGGTGCTCCAGCTGCACCCACATCTACTGCACTGACTCAGGGTTTAAATCCTTTTAATGCTGCTGATAACCAAGCATCCGCAGCAGGAACTGGCATTGGTTCCTCAACCCATAGCACACCTATTCAGTTCTCTTCATCTGCATCATCTCCATCCTTTGGATTGGCTGGGAATGCAACCTTTTCCTCTGGCAGTTCAATTTTTGGGTCATCAGCATCAGTGGCTAAACCTTTTAGTTCAGGTGCAAGTTTTGGAATAAGTTCTTCCTCTTTAGAAACCAACTCTCTGAACTCTAGCAGTGGCATTGCTGGTGGTGCATTTGGTTCCAATTGGCAAGCCCCCAAGACACCCACATTTGGGTCATCATCGGGATTTTCCTTTGGATCATCAACTTCTGTTAGTGCTCCTAGCATTGCACCTACTATCTTTGGGTTATCCACCGGTGCCTCCTCAAGTTCCATATTTTCTTTCACTTCGGCAGCAGCTGCTACTCCATCACAGCCTGTGTTTGGTAACACTAGTCCGGGCTTGGTGTTTGGGTCAACACCCTCTAGTAATAATGATCAAATGGAAGATAGTATGGCAGAGGACACAGTTCAGGCTTCACCGACTGTTGTGACATTTAGTCAACAGCCAATCTCATCACCTGCTTCTGGGTTTGTTTTTGGTGCATCAAACCCATCAGGAGCAGGTTCTGTCCAGTTTGGAGGCCAAACAAGCATTGGCGCACCACAGAATCCATCTCCATTTCTGGCTTCTGGTAGTGTTGAATTTGGTGCTGGAGGGAGCTTCTCATTGGGCACCGGTGGCAGTGATAAGTCTGCCAGAAAATTTGTGAAGGTCCGCAAGCAGCGAAGAGATAAGAGCTCCTGA